One Oscillospiraceae bacterium genomic region harbors:
- a CDS encoding PAS domain-containing protein, translated as MKSPEVQFTPEDRLILDSYCQMLDGLAQYLGTGYELVLHSLEDLEHSAIRVMNSHTGRSEGAPITELALTMLGRIHAQTQGDTVCYSSTNRDGKPLRSCTIAIRGSEQRIIGLLCINFYMDTPLSQLLETISPAQSQPVAETYVQNSTEMVQAAVQRAAAETDAEGLAGSVLRNREIVSKLYASGIFNIKDAVIQVADCLNISKNTVYLHLRHCKGLE; from the coding sequence ATGAAATCACCTGAGGTGCAGTTCACGCCGGAAGATCGGCTGATATTGGATTCCTACTGCCAGATGCTGGACGGTCTGGCACAATATTTGGGCACAGGCTATGAACTGGTGCTGCATAGCTTGGAAGACCTGGAACATTCGGCAATTCGGGTGATGAATAGTCACACGGGCCGCAGCGAGGGCGCACCTATCACAGAATTGGCCCTTACGATGTTGGGACGTATCCACGCACAGACCCAGGGGGATACGGTCTGCTATTCCAGCACAAACCGCGATGGAAAACCGCTGCGCTCTTGTACGATCGCAATCCGGGGCAGTGAACAGCGAATCATCGGGTTACTGTGTATCAATTTTTATATGGACACCCCGCTTTCGCAGCTTCTGGAAACGATTTCCCCCGCACAGAGCCAGCCTGTAGCGGAAACCTATGTACAGAATTCTACAGAAATGGTGCAGGCTGCCGTACAGCGTGCGGCAGCAGAAACCGATGCAGAAGGGCTGGCGGGAAGTGTACTGCGTAACAGAGAAATTGTCAGTAAGTTGTATGCCTCGGGCATTTTCAATATCAAAGACGCAGTGATTCAGGTGGCAGACTGCCTGAACATTTCAAAAAACACCGTGTACCTTCATTTGCGCCACTGCAAGGGACTTGAATAA
- a CDS encoding penicillin-binding protein 2: protein MRHLSPLQTKGMRLRIRLLAGVLAVGCLGGLVGRLAVLQLVDADGYAARASDQQLRGATLPAARGEITSADGTLLAASETCWTIRAAPRELADELVEPAAKALSGILELDYAETLEKFSVRTSNDCLLRRRANREMADAVRAWCQEHNAQGIQIRQDTRRVYPQGDFMGGLLGFTDVDNAGLWGLELYYNKELTGQNGQILTAKNAWGYDMPTHYQTLQEAVPGNSLTLTIDAEIQHWLESALSAAVQEHHVAERGVGIVMDVQTGAVLAMSCQPDYDPNTPRRLIDDDARAAVDALTGEERSAALQKAQQAQWRNKAISDLYEPGSVFKLITAAAALDSGACKPTDYFVCAGKISVAGTRFRCANGHVHGAETFAQGLAVSCNPCFIQIGARLGKERFCDYFAAFGLREATGIDLPGEIKRSEYYTADRMGPVNDFV, encoded by the coding sequence ATGCGTCACCTTTCACCTTTGCAAACCAAGGGGATGCGGCTGCGCATCCGGCTGCTGGCAGGTGTGCTGGCTGTGGGATGCCTGGGCGGGCTGGTAGGGCGGCTGGCCGTGCTGCAATTGGTGGACGCCGACGGTTATGCCGCCCGAGCCTCCGACCAGCAGCTGCGCGGGGCCACACTGCCCGCCGCCCGCGGGGAGATTACCTCGGCTGATGGCACGCTGCTGGCTGCCAGCGAGACCTGCTGGACCATCCGTGCCGCCCCGCGGGAGCTGGCCGACGAGCTGGTGGAGCCTGCCGCCAAAGCGTTGAGCGGGATCCTGGAACTAGACTATGCGGAAACGCTGGAAAAATTCTCGGTCCGCACCTCCAACGACTGCCTGCTGCGCCGCCGCGCCAACCGGGAGATGGCCGACGCCGTGCGTGCCTGGTGTCAGGAGCACAATGCCCAGGGCATCCAGATCCGGCAGGATACCCGCCGCGTCTACCCGCAGGGAGATTTTATGGGCGGCCTGCTGGGCTTTACCGATGTAGACAACGCGGGCCTGTGGGGGCTGGAACTTTACTATAATAAGGAGTTGACCGGCCAGAACGGGCAGATCTTAACGGCCAAAAACGCCTGGGGCTACGACATGCCCACCCACTACCAGACCCTGCAGGAGGCCGTGCCCGGCAACAGCCTGACGCTGACCATCGACGCAGAAATTCAGCACTGGCTGGAAAGCGCCCTCTCCGCCGCCGTGCAGGAGCACCATGTGGCCGAGCGGGGCGTGGGCATTGTGATGGATGTGCAGACGGGGGCTGTGCTGGCGATGAGCTGCCAGCCGGACTACGACCCCAACACGCCCCGGCGGCTCATCGATGACGATGCCCGCGCGGCGGTGGATGCCCTGACCGGTGAGGAGCGCAGCGCCGCCCTGCAAAAGGCCCAGCAGGCCCAGTGGCGCAACAAGGCCATCAGCGACCTGTACGAGCCCGGCAGTGTATTCAAGCTCATCACAGCGGCCGCCGCGCTGGACAGCGGTGCCTGCAAGCCCACCGATTACTTTGTATGCGCGGGCAAGATCAGCGTGGCAGGCACACGGTTCCGCTGCGCCAACGGCCACGTCCACGGAGCCGAGACTTTCGCACAAGGGCTGGCTGTCAGCTGCAACCCCTGCTTTATCCAGATCGGCGCACGGCTTGGAAAAGAACGGTTCTGCGATTATTTTGCCGCCTTTGGCTTGCGGGAGGCTACTGGCATCGACCTGCCCGGCGAGATCAAGCGCAGCGAATATTATACAGCCGACCGGATGGGCCCGGTAAACGATTTTGTATAA
- a CDS encoding iron-containing alcohol dehydrogenase has product MARFTLPRDLYHGPKALEALKTLPGKRAMICVGGGSMKRFGFLDRAEAYLKEAGMEVELFEGIEPDPSVETVMKGAAAMEKFQPDWIVAIGGGSPIDAAKAMWIKYEYPDITFEDMCKVFGIPPLRRKAHFCAISSTSGTATEVTAFSIITDYEKGIKYPIADFEITPDVAIVDPELAHTMPKKLVAHTGMDAMTHAIEAYVSTANCDFTDPLALHAIEMIQANLIGSYNGDMDKRDAMHNAQCLAGMAFSNALLGIVHSMAHKTGAAFADYGAHIIHGAANAMYLPKVIAFNAKDPTAKARYGVIADKMNLGGANDDEKVALLIKYLRGMNDDLNIPHCIGHYGPDSYPCEQGFVPENVFLERLPEIAKNAIADACTGSNPRQPSQEEMEKLLKCCYYDTEVDF; this is encoded by the coding sequence ATGGCAAGATTTACTCTCCCTCGTGACCTGTATCACGGCCCCAAAGCCCTGGAGGCATTGAAGACCCTGCCCGGCAAGCGCGCAATGATCTGCGTCGGCGGCGGCTCCATGAAGCGGTTCGGCTTCCTGGATCGTGCCGAGGCTTACTTAAAAGAAGCCGGCATGGAAGTGGAGCTGTTCGAGGGTATCGAGCCTGACCCGTCCGTTGAGACCGTCATGAAGGGCGCGGCTGCAATGGAGAAATTCCAGCCGGACTGGATCGTTGCCATCGGCGGCGGTTCCCCCATCGATGCCGCCAAGGCCATGTGGATCAAGTACGAGTATCCTGACATCACCTTTGAGGATATGTGCAAGGTCTTTGGCATCCCGCCGCTGCGCCGCAAGGCACACTTCTGCGCCATCTCCTCCACCTCCGGCACTGCTACCGAGGTGACTGCCTTCTCCATCATCACCGATTATGAGAAGGGCATCAAGTATCCTATCGCTGACTTTGAGATCACCCCCGATGTCGCCATCGTCGACCCCGAGCTGGCCCACACCATGCCCAAAAAGCTGGTGGCCCACACCGGTATGGACGCCATGACCCACGCCATCGAGGCTTACGTTTCCACTGCCAACTGCGACTTTACCGACCCGCTGGCCCTGCATGCTATCGAGATGATCCAGGCCAACCTCATTGGCAGCTACAACGGCGATATGGATAAGCGCGACGCCATGCACAACGCACAGTGCCTGGCCGGTATGGCGTTCTCCAACGCGCTGCTGGGCATCGTGCACAGCATGGCACACAAGACTGGCGCGGCCTTTGCGGATTACGGTGCCCACATCATCCACGGTGCCGCCAACGCCATGTACCTGCCCAAGGTCATCGCCTTCAACGCCAAAGACCCCACCGCCAAAGCCCGCTACGGTGTGATTGCCGACAAGATGAACCTGGGCGGCGCCAACGACGACGAGAAGGTCGCCCTGCTTATCAAGTACCTGCGCGGCATGAACGACGACCTGAACATCCCGCACTGCATCGGCCACTACGGCCCCGACTCTTACCCCTGCGAGCAGGGCTTTGTTCCGGAGAATGTGTTCCTGGAGAGACTGCCTGAGATCGCCAAGAACGCCATCGCCGACGCCTGCACGGGCTCCAACCCGCGCCAGCCCAGCCAGGAAGAAATGGAAAAGCTGCTGAAGTGCTGCTACTACGACACCGAGGTCGACTTCTAA